AACGTTCTTCCCCAATAATGAGAAGAGTAACAGGCCTCCATAACGACACGACATGAAAGTTGCATTTGCATAAAGTGACTAAGTTGAGCTCGATTTAAGCGCTTATTAAATACAACTTTACCTGTGGACGTAAAGCCCATGACCTGAAAAACGTTTTTTGCTAAATCGATTGATATTGTGGTAACTTTCATGATGGACGTTCCTTAAATTAACTGAGTTCTCAAAACCAGTTTGGCGCATTGACGCCGTAATTGGGAGCGTCCATCTCATCATCCATCCTCAATTAAATTTTAAAATAGTGTATTTGATTTTTCAATCTTAAATAAGAATGGGTGTCCGAATATATTTTAATAAAAAATGTGAATAATAAACCAAAAGATAAATTAAAATATTCTCAAAGGTAGTGGATTAAATTTCGCGCTAATCATTTATAAGCCAGTTTACCTTTGCAATTTAACGCGGTTTATTAAACCGCGTTAAATTAACCATGTTTTATTTTTTTATTGCCATTAATATTTCAAGTGCGTGGTGGCGTTTATCACTGTCGTATAAGTCATTGGTGAATATAAATTCATCCACTTTAAGCTCTTCAACAATAGCTTCTAATTTACTTTTTATCGTCTCAGGGCTGCCAATAACACTTAATGCTAAAAAGTTATCAACTTGCGCTTTTTCTTGTAGGCTCCATTTCCCATCCATATTTTCAACGGGTGCTTGTAGCCACAACTCTTGACCTCGCATAAGGGCAAGTACACGTTGCTTTGATGTGCTTGACAGGTATTGAGCCTCTTCATCTGTATCGGCTGCAACCACCGGTAATGCCAACATAAAGTATGGTTTTTTTAGTGTGGCTGACGGTGTAAATTCTCTTCTATATAATGCAACCGCTTCTTGTAAGAAGTGTGGCGCAAAGTGTCCTGCAAATACATAAGGTAAGCCTTTTTTAGCCGCCAGTTGCGCACTAAATAAACTAGATCCTAATAACCAAATAGGTACATTGGTATTTTCACCGGGAATTGCGCGTACCGGATGCGTACCATCGTAAGGACCTAATAGCTTTTGTAGCTCTTGTACTTCTTCTGGAAATCTTTCAGCACGGCGCATATCACTGTTTAATGCATGGCTAGTAACCTGGTCGCTACCGGGCGCTCGGCCAAGGCCTAAATCTATTCGGTTTGGGTATAAGCTTTCCAGTGTGCCAAACTGTTCAGCGACGACTAAGGTGGAGTGATTTGGTAGCATAATCCCACCTGAACCTACACGTATACGTTTGGTTTTTCCTGCAATATGGCCAACTAATATAGATGTGGCCGCGCAGATTATACCGGGCATATTATGGTGCTCAGCTAACCAAAAACGATTGAAGCCAAGTTCATCCGCCTTTTGTGCATATTGGGTACTTTTGTTTATGGTTTCAGATACGGTCGACCCTTTTTGCATGGGGGCAAGTTCTAATAATGAAAAAGGAATGTTTGATAACAAAATAGCACCTCTTAACTAATACAAATGAGTATAAATACATTTATGCATATGCATAACTAGATATGCTTATATATGGCTCTGCTTAGTAGATAATTCAAGGTGTTTTAAGTACAAAGTTGTGAGCAATGAACTTAGTAAGCTGAGATGTTTTTTCAATTATTTTATCGTTAGGTTATTAGGGTTAACGTTTGTGATATCTGACTTATTAGTAATCAAAGCTTGGGTGTCCGATAATTTTTTGATAATTTTTCTTTTCACTACAATATTATTCATTTCGGTTAGTGTAAATGCAGTTCCTGCGAAAAAAAGTACTGATTATTGCATCAAACATGATTGATATGGGTGATGCTGAAAAGCATGATGCGCGAAATAACTTATGGGAAGTAGCGCCGCCTTACCATATTTTTGTGAGTCATGGTTTCGAGGTTGACTTTGTTTCACCTAATGGAGGAAAAGTTGAATTCATGATGGATCCTCTAGGTATCAGTAGTTACACCATTAAATATGAAGGTTTCATGGACAAAGCAAACAACACTTTTACCCCAAGGACAATTGAACCGAGTAATTATTGGGGAGTTTATATTGGTGGTGATTACGGCCCTTTATTTGATGTTGCTAATAATAAAGAATTACAGTCAATTATTGCAAAAATATATGAATCAGGTGGTATTCTTGGTGGCGGCGGACATGGCGCTGGTGCTTTTGCTAATGTTGTTTTATCTACGGGGGAGTTTCTTGTCAAGGGTAAGAAAATTGCTGGTTTTCCAAACTCAACAGAAAAATCTAAATCATGGGCAAAACAAGGATCTCTATTACCATTTCTTGTTGAAAGTCAGTTAAATAAAAATGGTGCAATTGCACAAAACAAACATACTTTAAAAGACAAACACGAAGTTGTTATCGATCAGCGAATTGTTTCAACAATGTTTTTACCTTCGGCAGCTATTGTTGCAAAAGAAATGATAATATTAAACAAGTAGCAATGGCACTTAACAATATTTTTTCAGGTTGGAGTATCCAAATGGCCCAAGGCAACAATAAGAAATTACTAACCAAAAGAGTTCGTAAAGGAGATAAGGGCTATCCCATAGCAACGATAGCTTTTTATGGACCAAACAATGATCTTGCAACAAAAGCAGTATGCGCAATCATAATACAAGAAGGTGCGGAAACAGATCTGATGAAAAAATGGTTTTCTTCATCAGACTTGAGAAAGTCAGAACTGGTTATGAGTGAAATTTTGAACTTTATTCATGAAAACGGAGCAAAATCCGTGAGTATGATCCAAGAAGTAATAGGTTGCCCTCACGAAGAAGGGATCGATTATCCAGAAGGTAACTATTGTCCTGAATGCAACTATTGGAAAGGCCGTGATAGATTTAGTGGCGAGATGGTACATTAAAAGTTTAGTACGAAATTAAACAAGGACAAAAATGGAGCTCCCATTGAAGTTTAGTTTTAAATCAAAGTTATTAATTAGTGCCGGTTTTATTGCCGCTACTTCTGCGATATGGCACCTACTCTGTATCTGGGGTGGTCCTAGTTGGTTTACTTTCGCGCGAGCACCTCAACAAATTATTGATTCCTCACAGCAAGGAACTTTACTTGCCCCAATTGGTACAGTCGTAGTCGCTGGATTAATGCTTTCATGCACTGTTTTTGCTTTTTCCGCAGTTGGCTTAATTCGCAAAATACCTTTAGTTACACCAGCGTTAATGACTATTGCTTTTCTTTGCACATTACGTGGTTTAATCGCTATACCTACATTTACTAATCCTACAGGCTTAGATCTTTGGCAAGTTATTGCTAGTACAGTTTGGTTTTATGTTGGTATTTGTTTTATCGCCGGTAGTATAGAACAATATAGGCTTGGTAAATCAGCAACATAACAATAATTTTACAATTAAGAAAAATTTATGCATAAGTTAATCTCTATTATATCAGTCGTTTTTTTAATGTTTATCACGTGGATAATATATTTAGCTAATACCGCACAAAACAGCATTTTTTTTTAGCTGGTTGCTCGTATTCCTTATGGCGACAAATTAGGACATTTCTGCTTATTTGGCTTACTAACATTAGGGGTTAACTTTGTTTTTAAACTTAAGTCATATACATTAATTTCATTGAACATTTATGTTGGTTCAACCGTGGTTTTCTTCTTCGTGTTACTTGAAGAATTAAGTCAGTACTTTATACCTAGCAGGACACTAGACATTACGGATTTACTGGCTGGTATTCTAGGTATTATTACTTTTAGCCTTGTAACAAAGTTTATTAGTAAACACCTCGAATAGAAAATTAACCGTAAAAAATTATAGTTGGCTTTTATTTGATTTTTCAAACATTATAGTTAACAGTAATGTTCGCTTATATAAGCGTTATATATACAAGGAGTATCAAGCATTGTTTAATAAATTAATTCCTATTTCGCTGATCGTTTTATTATCAGCTTGTGGTGCAACTCAACCACCACCTTATCAAAAAGATAGAGCGCCTGAAGATAGAGATCAATATAGTGGTGCGCAAGGTATGTCACAATATCAAAAAGATCAAAGCTACCTAGTTAAAAAAGAGTTATCTGATAAATGTACTACAGCTAAAATTGACTTAGCAATTGCAAAATCAGATAAAAATACCAGCGACATTGAAAAACAAAATGCACTAATTAGCAGCTCGTGTATATAACCAGTAATATATTGTTTGTTAGGTATGCGTTATATAGAAATCACAAATAAGGATAGATGATGAGTCGAACTAAAGTTTTCAAAACTTTAAGTTTTGTTATCGGGTTAGCAATGTTACTAGCAAGTATCATGGTGTTTTTGGGCTTCTCCCCTTTTTCGGATACAAGTAATATTGGAATAACGGGATCTTCTTTAGTTGGTGCATATTTTATATTTTATGCACTAACAGGAAAAACAGATGTATTAAATTACTTTAAAGCAAATCAAGTTTAGTCATTACCTATTAAAAATAAAAATAGTTAAAACAAGACTAACAACTGCTGGATTTTGATCCGGTGTTGTTTATTTCAGCAAACTATCTTTCGTCCTTTAATCTGTAGTTAGTTACAGTGAGTGTAAAATGTCATTTCAAAATAAATTAGAAGCTGCACAAAAAGAGCTTAATGAAGCCAATATATGGAAATCTAATCATACCCCTCCGATTGTTGTATTGTTAAGGAAACTTGGCTTTAATATTCGTCCCTTCCATTATTGTTCATTCAAAAGTAATTTTATTACAGCCTCGTTATGGTTTGGTATTATTTGGGGGATTATTATGTGGTTTACCTCTTGGAAAAATGACCACATGCCTATTCAAATTGCTATATTTACAAGTTTACTTGCAGGTGTAGTCTTTGGGTTATTCATGTCGCTATATTACAAACGTAGTGCAAAGAAAAACAACTTGAGTGATTGGCATGCATTGTAGCTAACAACCCGAAAAACGAAAAAAACGTTATAAACCCTAATACCACTTTAATGAGTATTACAAAGCAAAAACCCGCTAACCTTTCGATTAGCGCCTTCTCTAAATGTGGCGGTGAGATAGAAATTTGAACTCTACTCGAAGGTGCAGCGCTACAAACCACGGGGTTGTATTTAACAAACTTTAGATGAAAAAAAACCGCGACTAGTTAAAGTTGCGGTTTCTTAGAATGTGGCGGTGAAATAGAGATTTGAACTCTACTCGAAGGTCTAACGCTACAAACCCCAATACCGATTTAACAAGACCTAGAAAGCAAAAAACCCGTTAATCTTTCGATTAACGGGTTTTTCTAAATGTGGCGGTGAGATAGAGATTTGAACTCTAGAAGGGCTACAAACCCTTGCCGGTTTTCAAGACCGGTGCTTTCGACCACTCAGCCATCTCACCAATAGTTTTAACAATCAATATTGCTAAAAAGTCGAGACGTATTCTAAGCGCTATCCATATCATTGTAAAGGATTAATTAGCATTTTATTAAAAATAAATTACTTTATAAAATCTAAATGCTCTTGATAGAAGTCTCCTAAGATTGGAACTCTTATCGTATGGCCTTGCACAACATGATAAACAGCATATATCCAAACAAGTAAAACAACTACATTTAGCAACCAACCAATAAGTGGGATTAACGCGAGTAATGCCCCTGTAATGATAAGCCCTAAGGACTGGCGTAAATGAAAACTAATGAAGTTTGACTTGTGGCTGCCATGTAAAACAATAGCGGCTAACCAACCTAATAAGGTGATATAACTCAATATTGCAAAAGCCTTTGCCATTGTAGGAACATCGTCATTGGAAGATGCATAATAATTATTGGTATTAGAGGTAACCTGTTGCTTAGATTTTTCCATTGATTGATACTGCATAAATTGACACTCCGTCTTTATTATCGTAATCACTATCTATTAACTTATTACATACTCTCTTACTCAATATAGAGATCTCTCCCCTACTTAACAATCATTTAATTAGAACAATATTGCATATTGACTCTAATCGATTAAAAATCAAACGAAATTATTTTTCATCTTTATTATCGTTGTTTAAAAACAAGATTATCACATTGATTTTTCATCATTTATGCTACGCCGCTATTATCTACAGCCTTATATTTTTAATGCATAAATTTATAAAAGCATAGTAAATTCAATAAATTACTATGCTGTTTAAGGCATAAAAAAAGTCTACTTAAATAATTAATTTAAGTAGACTTTGTAGCATATTAAAATACTTTTTTAATAGCTTAGCTTTTTATAATAGCGGGTTCGATCAAAAGTTAAATTGACATTAACTACACAGATCTTCTGGTAATAACTGCGTCACTTAACTGCGCTAATAACGTTTCAGTATCATCCCAGCCAATACATGCGTCAGTAATACTTTGTCCGTAAACCTCAGCTTTACCATTTACAAGCTTTTGGTTACCTTCAACTAAGTGACTTTCAACCATAACACCAAAAACATTTTGATTACCTTGGCTAATTTGCTCACTTACATCGGTTGAAACTAACATTTGATTTTCAAATTTCTTATTTGAATTCGCATGGCTAAAATCAATCATTATTTTAGTGTTCAAACCAGAACTATCTAACTCTTCAGTGACTTCTTTCACACTTTGCGCATCGTAGTTGGTACTTTTGCCACCACGTAAAATAATATGACAATCACTATTACCTGTTGTTTCAACAATTGCCGCATTGCCAAACTTAGTAACAGATAAAAAGTGATGTGAAGCTGCCGCTGAGCCAATTGCATCAATAGCAATTCGGATTGTACCGTCAGTACCATTTTTAAAACCTACGGGACATGAAAGGCCAGAAGCGAGTTCGCGATGCACTTGTGATTCAGTAGTACGAGCACCAATAGCGCCCCAACACATTAAATCAGCCATATATTGTGGCGTAATCATATCTAAAAACTCACCTGCTGTTGGTAAGCCTAGTTCATTGATATCCAGTAGTAATTTTCTGCCTAAACGAAGGCCGTCATTTAATTTGAAACTGTTATCCATGTATGGGTCATTGATTAAACCTTTCCAACCAACGGTTGTTCTTGGCTTTTCAAAATAAACTCTCATTACAATTTCTAGACTATCTTGATACTTTTCACGTAGTTTCACTAATCGTTGAGCATACTCTAATGCCGCTTTAGGGTCATGAATAGAGCAAGGTCCAATAACAACAAGTAAGCGATCGTCTTTGTCATTAAAAATGTTGTGAATTGCAGCACGGCCAGAAACAACCGACTTAATTGCTTTATCTGACGCTGGAAATCGTTCTAGTAATGCGATAGGAGGTAATAAGTCTTTGATTTTATTGATGCGCACATCGTCAGTTTGATACATAATATTTTCTCTTGGCTCTCTGCTAATTTAATTAGCAACTTAATTCGTTTTTATTTACGTCTAGACATCCAAATGAATAAACTAAAATATAATTTAACAGTGTTATGAGCGTAATACCAGTATATTCCCATGAAGAAAGCGATAAAATTCGCTATAATCTTAGTTTGAAATTCTAATTTAGAGGTAGATATATAATGATAAATAAGACTTTACCGTTACTTGACCTTCACAGGCATTTAGACGGTAACATTCGCCCTGCTACCATTTGGCAATTAGCAACCAAAAACAACATTGTTTTACCTGCAACGCAACTGAGTGATTTTATTCCTCATGTGCAAATACAAGGTAGCGAATCTGATCTGTTGGCTTTTTTAAAAAAATTAGACTGGGGAGTCGCAGTACTAAAAGATCTTGATGATGTGAAACGTATTGCCTTTGAAAATGTAGAAGATGCTTTTAATGCCGGGTTACATTACGCTGAATTACGTTTTTCACCTTACTATATGTCGATGAATCATAATTTACCCATTGCCGACGTGGTTGCTGCAGTGGTTGATGGCGTTAATACCGGTATGAAAACTTTTAATATTAATATTAACTTAATTGGTATTTTAAGCCGTACATTTGGTGTTAAACAATGCCAACTTGAATTAGATGCTTTGCTGACACATAAACATGATCTTGTTGCCATTGATTTAGCGGGAGATGAGTATAACTTTCCTGGCGATTTATTTGTTGAGCATTTTAAGCAAGTCCGTGATGCGGGCCTAAATGTTAGTGTTCATGCGGGGGAAGCCGGTGGTGCTAAAAGCGTATGGCAGGCAATTAATGAGTTAGGTGCTACTCGAATTGGTCATGGCGTTGCTACCATAGAAGATGAAAAATTAATGTCTTATATGGTCAATAATAATATCGCAATAGAATCTTGTTTAACGTCAAATTATCAAACAGGAACGGTTAAGGATTTATCTACTCATCCATTAAAAGCATTTCTTAAACATGGCATAAAAGCTTGTTTGAATACTGATGATCCAGCTGTTCAAGGTATAGAAATAAAGCATGAATATACCGTGGCTCAAGAAGTATTAAAGCTAAGTGATGAAGATGTTACTCAATTACAAAAAAATGCGATTGATGTTTGCTTTTTATCTGACAGTGATAAAAAACAATTAGTAAAAGGAATGTAGAAAGAGGTTTGATTTTTATTTTCAAATTGATAAAATTATATCTGTAAACGACAAGATCAGTAAAACACCCTTGATAGCTGTTTTTTAAATATTTAACCTTGTTAAGGGTTTAAAAATTTCAGGCTAAAAACTTACTGTTTATTTAACTTACTTCTTTAACTGCCTATTTTAGGGACTAGTTTAAAGAATGAATTTAGTAATTAACTTAAAGAATTAACAAGGGACTTCTCATGAGTACTCCACATATTGCAGCAAACCTAGGCGACTTCGCCGAAACCGTATTAATGCCAGGCGACCCGCTTAGAGCTAAATTTATCGCTGAAAACTTTTTAGACGATGCAAAATGCG
The sequence above is a segment of the Colwellia sp. 20A7 genome. Coding sequences within it:
- the add gene encoding adenosine deaminase, with the translated sequence MINKTLPLLDLHRHLDGNIRPATIWQLATKNNIVLPATQLSDFIPHVQIQGSESDLLAFLKKLDWGVAVLKDLDDVKRIAFENVEDAFNAGLHYAELRFSPYYMSMNHNLPIADVVAAVVDGVNTGMKTFNININLIGILSRTFGVKQCQLELDALLTHKHDLVAIDLAGDEYNFPGDLFVEHFKQVRDAGLNVSVHAGEAGGAKSVWQAINELGATRIGHGVATIEDEKLMSYMVNNNIAIESCLTSNYQTGTVKDLSTHPLKAFLKHGIKACLNTDDPAVQGIEIKHEYTVAQEVLKLSDEDVTQLQKNAIDVCFLSDSDKKQLVKGM
- a CDS encoding DUF6404 family protein; the protein is MSFQNKLEAAQKELNEANIWKSNHTPPIVVLLRKLGFNIRPFHYCSFKSNFITASLWFGIIWGIIMWFTSWKNDHMPIQIAIFTSLLAGVVFGLFMSLYYKRSAKKNNLSDWHAL
- a CDS encoding type 1 glutamine amidotransferase domain-containing protein produces the protein MQFLRKKVLIIASNMIDMGDAEKHDARNNLWEVAPPYHIFVSHGFEVDFVSPNGGKVEFMMDPLGISSYTIKYEGFMDKANNTFTPRTIEPSNYWGVYIGGDYGPLFDVANNKELQSIIAKIYESGGILGGGGHGAGAFANVVLSTGEFLVKGKKIAGFPNSTEKSKSWAKQGSLLPFLVESQLNKNGAIAQNKHTLKDKHEVVIDQRIVSTMFLPSAAIVAKEMIILNK
- a CDS encoding LLM class flavin-dependent oxidoreductase codes for the protein MLSNIPFSLLELAPMQKGSTVSETINKSTQYAQKADELGFNRFWLAEHHNMPGIICAATSILVGHIAGKTKRIRVGSGGIMLPNHSTLVVAEQFGTLESLYPNRIDLGLGRAPGSDQVTSHALNSDMRRAERFPEEVQELQKLLGPYDGTHPVRAIPGENTNVPIWLLGSSLFSAQLAAKKGLPYVFAGHFAPHFLQEAVALYRREFTPSATLKKPYFMLALPVVAADTDEEAQYLSSTSKQRVLALMRGQELWLQAPVENMDGKWSLQEKAQVDNFLALSVIGSPETIKSKLEAIVEELKVDEFIFTNDLYDSDKRHHALEILMAIKK
- a CDS encoding VanZ family protein, with translation MPYGDKLGHFCLFGLLTLGVNFVFKLKSYTLISLNIYVGSTVVFFFVLLEELSQYFIPSRTLDITDLLAGILGIITFSLVTKFISKHLE
- the aroG gene encoding 3-deoxy-7-phosphoheptulonate synthase AroG — translated: MMYQTDDVRINKIKDLLPPIALLERFPASDKAIKSVVSGRAAIHNIFNDKDDRLLVVIGPCSIHDPKAALEYAQRLVKLREKYQDSLEIVMRVYFEKPRTTVGWKGLINDPYMDNSFKLNDGLRLGRKLLLDINELGLPTAGEFLDMITPQYMADLMCWGAIGARTTESQVHRELASGLSCPVGFKNGTDGTIRIAIDAIGSAAASHHFLSVTKFGNAAIVETTGNSDCHIILRGGKSTNYDAQSVKEVTEELDSSGLNTKIMIDFSHANSNKKFENQMLVSTDVSEQISQGNQNVFGVMVESHLVEGNQKLVNGKAEVYGQSITDACIGWDDTETLLAQLSDAVITRRSV